CGTCGCCTCGGCCACGGCCTCGCCGGCCGTCTGCGTCAGCGTGCGGGCGTGCGTGTCCAACACATGGCGCAGCTGCGCGATGTCGAGCCGCGCCAGGCTGCCGATGGCGTGGCCCAGGTCGGTGAGCTGCTTGAGCTGAGCCAGCCGCTGCACCTGCGCGGCGCTGTACAGCCGCTGCCCGCTGGGCGAGAGCTGCGGCTGCGACACCTGGTAACGGCGCTCCCACACGCGCAGCGTGGCCACCGGCATGCGCAGCATCTTGGCCACCGCACCGCTGCGATAGCGCGGCTCCTGCAGGGCCGGATCAGCGGAGGCAGGGGTGTCGACCGGGACGATGGGCGGGGGCGAGGGATCGCGCATGACATCTCCTTGACATCGTCTTGACGCTGATTGACCGCGGAATACATGGGATATTCTGCGGGGTATCCCGGAGTGACGCATTATTGCCTTAGATTGTCCCCATGGTGAACACCGGCAACCGGACTCCAGGCAGCGCCCGCGGCTTCAAGGGCAACAAGGCGGCACTGCCCAGCAAGCCCTGCACCGTGTGCGGCCGACCGATGAGCTGGCGCAAGCGCTGGGCCGCCCGCTGGGACGAGGTCAAGGTCTGCTCCGAGGCCTGCCGCCGCCATCGCACGGCCAGGGGCAGCCGTGGCTGAGGCGAGCGCGCCGCTGCGCCACCTGGTGCTGGTGCTGGGCGACCAGCTCGACCTGCACGCCAGCGGCTTCGACGGCTTCGACCTCGCGCGCGATGCGGTCTGGATGGCCGAGGTGGCTGAAGAGTCCACCCACGTGTGGAGCAGCCAGCCGCGCACGGCCCTGTTCCTGGCGGCGATGCGGCACTTCGCGCAGGCACTCGCCGCGGCCGGCCGGCCGCTGCACTACACGGCGCTGGACGCCCCCGGCAACCGTGGCAGCCTCGCCGAGCAGCTGGCCGCCGACATCGCCCGGTTGCGCCCGCAAGCCCTGGTGATGACGGCACCGGGCGATTGGCGCGTGCTCATGGCCCTGCGCGAGGCCGTGGCCGCCGCCGGCCTGGCGCTGGACGTGCGCGAGGACCACCACTTCTTCTGCAGCGTGCGGGCGTTCGCCGCCCACGCCGAGGGCCGCAAGCAGCTGCGGCTGGAGTACTTCTACCGCGAGATGCGGCGCCGCCACGGCGTGCTGCTCACGCCCGCTGGCGAGCCCGAGGGCGGCGATTGGAACTACGACGCCGCCAACCGCAAGCCCTTCGGCCCTCAGGGCCCGGGCTTCGTGCCGCCGCGCGCCACCTTCGAGCCCGATGCCCTGACGCAGGCGGTGATCGTGCTGGTGCGTGAGCGCTTCGCCGCGCACCCGGGCCGGCTCGACAGCTTCGCCTGGCCCGTCACACGCGCGCAGGCGCTGCAGTCGCTGGACCGCTTCATCGACGAGCGCCTCGCCGGCTTCGGCGACGTGCAGGACGCCCTCTGGCCCGGCGAGCCCTGGCTGTGGCACTCGCACCTGGCCGCGGCGCTGAACCTGAAGCTGCTGAACCCGCGCGAGGTGGTGGCCGCCGCCGAGACCGCCTGGCGCGCCGGCCGCGCGCCGCTGGCCGCGGTGGAGGGCTTCATCCGCCAGATCCTGGGCTGGCGCGAGTACGTGCGCGGCATCTACTGGACGCAGATGCCCGGCTACCTGGAGCGCAACGAGCTCGGCGCGCACGAGCCGCTGCCGGCCTGGTACTGGACGGGCGACACCGCCATGGCCTGCCTGCGGGACGCCATCGGCCAGACGCTGGAGCACGGCTACGCCCACCACATCCAGCGCCTGATGGTGACCGGCCTGTACGCGCTGCTGCTGGGCGTGGACCCGAAGGCGCTGCACGCCTGGTACCTGGCCGTCTATGTCGACGCGGTGGAATGGGTGGAGCTGCCCAACACCCTGGGCATGAGCCAGTACGCCGACGGCGGCGTGATGGCCAGCAAGCCCTACATCGCCACCGGCCAGTACATCGCGCGCATGAGCCCGCACTGCAAGGGCTGCCGCTTCGATCCCACGCAGCGCACCGGCGAACGCGCCTGCCCCTTCACCACGCTGTACTGGGACTTCCTGATGCGCCACGAAGGCCGCCTGGCCGCCAACCCGCGCATGGCGCTGCAGGTGAAGAACCTGGTGCGGCTGCCGGCGCCTGAGCGCGCGGCCGTGGCGGCGCGCGCGGCGGCCATCCGCCGCGGCGAGCTGGACGGCCTCGGAGCGACGGCATGAACTCGCTCTTCGACAGCCACGCCCACGCCTGGGCCGATGCGCTGCCGCCCACGCGCAGCGCCGCGCTGGCGCGCATCGCCCGCGTGCGCCCCACGGCCTACGCGCGCAGCCGCAACCACCTCGACGGCGCCGTCACCGGCCTGTCGCCCTACCTCACGCACGGCCTCGTCACGCTGCGCGAGGTGCTGGCCGGCGTGCTCGAGCGCGAGCCGCTGGCGGTGCAGCACAAGCTGGTGTTCGAGCTCGGCTGGCGCGAGTTCTTCCGCCACGCCTGGGCGCACCAGGGCGAGCGCATCCTCGAGTCGCTGCACGAGGGCCCGCGCGCAGACGCGGCCTACGCGCGCACGCTGCCGGCCGACATCCGGCAGGCGCGCACCGGCGTGCCCGTGGTCGACGAGGCCGTGAAGACGCTCTACGCCACCGGCACGCTGCACAACCACGCGCGCATGTGGCTGGCCAGCTACGTGGTGCACCTGCGCCACGTGCACTGGCGCGCCGGGGCCGACTGGCTGGTAGCCCACCTGCTCGACGGCGACCTGGGCAGCAACCACCTCAGCTGGCAGTGGGTGGCCGGCACCGGCAGCCACAAGCCGTATCTCTTCAACGCCGAGAACGTGGCGCGGTACGCCCCAGCGGCCTGGCACAGCGAAGGCACGGTGGTCGACCAGCCCTACGAGGCGCTCGACCGCGCCGCGCAAGCGGCCCACGCCCACGCCCACGCCCACGTCCACGGCAAGGCCGGCCCCGGCCCGGCCACGGCCGCCGTCACACCCGAGCCGGCGCTGCACACCGCACCGCCGCCCGAGCGGCGCCTGGCCGGGCCGGACGCCAGCACGGCCGCCCGGCTGCGCGGCCGTGAGGTCTGGCTGGTGCATCCCTGGGCGCTGCGCCCGCCACCGGCCGACGTGCCGGCCGATGCGGTGCTGATCGGCCTCTACCTCGACGAGCACCACCGCCACTGGCCCTGGCCGGCCGCGCGCTGGCGGTGGGTGGACGACGCGATGGCCGCCGTCGCGTCCGAGCGCTGGTTCTGCACCGCCGAGCAGGCCGTGGCCGCGCTGGCCGGCGCCGCGCACGTGCGCTCGGTGGACGATCCGCACCTCACGTGCTGGCTCCAGCGCCTGGCGCGGCTGGACGCGGCGCCGACGCTGTTCCCGCAGGTCGAGCGGCGCTGCAGCAGCTTTTCGCAGTGGTGGACGCGCGCCACACGCGGCCTGCAGCGCGCCGGGGAACTGCTGTGAACCTAAATGCAGCAGTTACCCCGGCGCCGGGAGCGGCGGCGGCGGGGTTGGCAGGCCGATTTGGCCGACGATGCGCTGGCAGATGTAGGCCAGCAGTGCCCGCCAGCGGTCGAGCTTTGGCAACTGCTCCGCAGCAGCTTTGACGTGCTGAATGGCCGCATGAACGTTGGCGATCATCGACTTGATCAAGCCAGCTTCGGCGTGCATCGGCGTGAGGTACAGCGTGGTCTGGTTGCCGCTGCTGGTGGCTCGACCCACGGCCGCCAGCAGCAGTGGCCGGCTCGTCAGCGCCTCGCGCCGGGCCTGCGGGTTGGCCGCCCTGACGTACCAGCTCCACCAGTTGTAGACCAGTGCCACGGCTCGCGCGGTGACCTGGCTGCGGTGCATGTCTTGCGTGGTGAAGCCGCCCCAGCCCCATTGGTTCTTCAACTCGTCGAACCCGTTCTCGCAGTCGCAGCGATCACGGTAGAGCTGGCCGATCGCCGCGATGTCGTACGTCGCGTTGGTCGCCAGTACGGTGTACTCCCAGACCTGCGCGTTGTCTTGCACCTCGTCGTGCGGCAGCGCCAGGACGAGTTGCCCGTTGGTCTCGTGCTGGCCGCGCTTCTTGCTCGTCAGCGCGATGTCGTGCTTGATGCGCCGTCGCAGCACCACGACGCGCCGTGCCTTGCTCCAGCCGCTCAGGCGCAGCTCGTCTTCGATGGCCTGCCAGCCCTGGCTGGCCTCGGTGGCGCGCGTCCAGTCCTCGCGCCTGAACAGTCGCTCGATGAGCCGCTTGACGTTGGCCGTCTTGCGCAGGCGCAGCAGGTAGCTCAAGGAGCGCTGCTCGCACACGTCGATGATGTCCTCGTTGCCATAGCCGCAGTCACCGCGCACCAGCGCCGGAGTCTTGTCGCCCAGCTCGTCGAGCAGCCGCGCCATCGCGGCCTTGGCGTGGCCCGAGGTGTGTTGCTTGCCCGAACTGAGCACCGCATCGAGCACCAGACGCAGGTTGCCGACCCAGAAGGTGTGCAGCACGTGGCTGGGGCGGCCCGGCTTGTGCGGGTTGTAGCCAATCTCCGCACCTTCCTGGCGGCCGTACAGCGGCTTGATGGTGGCATCCATGTCCAACACCCACGGCCGGTCCAGTGCTTCGCGCACGCTGCTCATCAGCGCGCTGCGCATCCACGGTTCGCTGGCCTCGGGCACCATCGCCGCCAGCGCCCGGCGCACCGAGTCTTCGCTGACCATGCCGCGCAGGCCCAGGGCCTTGGCCGCCACTGCGTCGCCGCGCACGCCGGCAATGTGCGCGTAGCGCTTGCTGCCGGCCAGGATGCCCAGCATCAGCGTGCCCAGCACGTCACGCGGGCGCGATGCGTTGGGGCTGCTGTACTTCAGCGGGCAGTCCTGCACCCAGCGGTCGAAGACACCGGCCGTGGCCAGGAATTCGGCGAAGAACACGATCTGTCCGTGGGGCGTGGCCTGCGCTGTCTCGTCCCAGCGCACGTGCACGCGACCACCCATCGTGTCGACCACCATGGCGTCCTCGCTGGCCTGCGCCAGAGCCGTCTTCTTTGGTTCGTTGCCTTCACCCATCGGGTGAGTGTGCCAAACAGCCTCAACCCCGCGCCAGCGTTGAAGAAACCGGCACGGGCGCGGGTTCAACAGCGGTTCTTAGGGTGAACTCGCCGCAAGTCCCCCACCCGGCCGACACGCTGACGGTGCTGTACGACGGCAGCTGCCCGCTGTGCCGGCGCGAGATCGCGCATGTGCAGGGCCTGGCTCAGCGCCAAGGCAACACCGGGCTGTGCTTCCTCGACCTCAGCACCGACACCGCGCACGACCCCGCCGAGCGCCAGGTCCTGCTGGCCCGCTTCCACGTGCAGCGCGGAAACGGCACGCGGCTCCATGGCGCGGCGGCCTTCGTGGCGATGTGGCAGCGGCTGCCCGGCTGGCGCTGGCTGGCGCGCACCGCGCGGCTGCCGGGTGCGATGCCGCTGCTGGAGGCCGCCTACCGCGGCTTCCTGCGCCTGCGCCCGGCGCTGCAACGCATGGCACGGCGCGCCGAAGCAGCCCCCCTCAGGGCGGAGCCCGTCGATCCCCGCCCGCTCGCCCCAAGCCCGTCGAAAGGCCGGGCTGAGCCCGTCGATCCCCGCCCGTTCGCCCTGAGCCTGTCGAAGGGCCGGGCTGAGCCCGTCAAATCCCCCGCGCCGACTGGTCGCCCTGCCCTGAGCACGCACCTCGAGCGCGAGCTGCGCTCCGACCACGCCGGCGAAACCGGCGCCGTGTTCATCTACCGCGGCATCGCCGCCGTGGCCCAGTGGCGTGGCAAGCGGGGCGATGCCGACCTGCTGGCCTTTGCGCAGCGCCACGGCCAGACCGAGGCCGAGCACCTGCGCCTCTTGGAGCAGTGGCTGCCATCCCACCACCGCAGCCGCCTGCTCGGCCCCTGGCGGCTGGCCGGCTGGCTGACGGGTGCCCTGCCCGCACTGGCCGGCCCGCGCGCCGTGCACGCCACCATCGCCGCGGTGGAGACCTTCGTCGACCGCCACTACCAACAGCAGCTCGACCACATCGCCAGGCACGGCGCGCCGCCGGGCCTGCTGCCGCTGCTGCAACAGTGCCAGGCCGACGAGTGCCAGCACCGCGATGAAGCCAGCGCGCTCGCCGCGGCTGCCGGCCCGCTGCCGTGGTGGCTGCGCGCCTGGTGCGCCCTCGTCGGCCACGGCTCGGCCGCGGCCGTGGTGCTGGCGCGGCGCATCTGAGCACCCGATCTCACGGAGCCCCCATGCCCCTCAACGACATTGCCCTCGTCACCGGCGCCCGCGGCGGCATCGGCCGCGCCCTGGTCGCAAGGCTGCGCGCGCGCGGCCTGCGCGTGGCCGCCGTGGGCCGCGACGCCCCCGGCCTGGCCGACGTGTCGGCTGACGCGCACATCGCCGCCGACTGCACCACCCCCGAGGGCGCCCTCGCCGCCTTCAGCGCCTGCCGCGCGCAGCTGGGCGCGGCGCCCTCGCGGCTGGCGCACGCCGTGGGCAGCACGCTGATCGCGCCGCTGCACCGCACCAAGGTCGAGGCCGCACGCGAGGTGCTGCGCGTCAATCTCGAGAGCAGCCTGTGGACCTTGCAGGCCTGGATCGCCGCGCTCGAGGGCGCGCCCGGTGCAGCGGTGTTCGCCAGCTCGGTGGTGGCGCGCATCGGCGTGGCCAACCACGAGGCCATCGCCGCGGCCAAGGGCGGCGTCGAGGCCCTGGTGCGCAGCGCCGCGGCCACCTACGCCGCGCAGGGCCTGCGCATCAACGCCGTCGCGCCGGGCATGACCGAGACGCCGATGACCGCGAACATGCTCAAGCTGCCCGCCCTGCGCGAGGGCGCCGGCCGCCAGTACCCCCTGGGCGGTGTGCAGACGGCCGACGAGGTGGCGGCGGTGATGGACTGGCTGCTCTCGCCCGACGCCGCCCGCCTCACCGGGCAGGTGATCGCCGTGGACGGCGGCTTCACGACGGTGCGGCCGCTCGTCAAGTAGGCCGCAGCCGCTGCGCGCATGTCGACGAACGCGCGGCCGTCACCGACATCACCGCACGCCCCGTCACACACCGCCAGACCGGCAACAAGCGTCCGGCCCAAGCCCGCCCCCGACAGCGGCCAGGGCGGGTTGTTCTGATCACAATGCGCGCCATGGTGATGGACAACGACCCTCTCTGGCGCCTGCGCCACGCCCTGGCCGGGCTGGCGGTTGCGCTGCTGCTGTCGGTGTTGATCGCCGCGCTGCTCGGCCGCCTGCTGGGCGACGCCTTCGCCGGGACCTACGGCGCCCGCGTCACCGTGTATGGCGTGCTGATGCTGCACGTGGTGGTGGGTGCCGGCGTGCTGTTCGTGAAGGTGGCGCAGCACGAGACGCGGCCGCTCACGGCGGGCCGGGTGCTCAAGTGGCTGGCCAGCCTGTGGCTGTGGCCGCTGTTGCTGCTCGCCCGCCGGCCAGCGACGAAACCGGACTGAGCCCCGTCACTCCGACTGCAGGATCCGCCGCCCCGCAAGTTGCTGCACGGGCCGTGCGTTCATGGGGTAGATGCGCGCAAAGAGCTCGATCTGCTCGGCCGACAGCGACACCGGCTGCCGCATCACGACCCAGCGCACACCCTCCGTGCAAGGGGGCGTGGTCAAGGAGCCCATGTAGGTGTAGTAGCGACGGTCCTCGGGCAGCAGCGCCTGCAGCGGCAGCGACACGCGGGCGGACACCTCCTGACCTTGCTCCAGCGGCAGGTTGTTCCACACCGTCTGCACGCCCGAGTTGGCCGGGCCGCGGTCGAACAGCAGCTCCACGATGACCAGCTGGCCCTGGGCATCGCGGTGCACGAGGTGGGCCGACATCTCGAACTGGCGGCCGTCGATGCGGTGCTCCGAAGGGCGGTTGAAGTGCAGGCTCTCCAGCGCGAAGCGCTGGCCGCCGATCTCGACGTGGCTGCCCGGGGCGATGCGGGCCTGCACGGTCTTGCCGCTGTCGAGCACGCCGAAGCGGCTGTCGATGTAGCCGAAGTTCACCGGCTCGAGGTCGACCGCCAGGCCGCCGCGGAGGTCGACAGGGCTCTGGCGCTGGCCCTTGCCGCAGAGTTTGAAGTCGGGGCTCAGCCGTGCCCAGGCCGCCGGGCCCGCATCGCCCTGGTAGCCCCAGGCCAGCGGTGGGGCCGGCGCTGCGGGCCGCGCGGCGCGGGCCACGTTGCGGGCGCTGGGTGACGGCGCGGCGGGCGGTGGCGTGCGCGCCACCACGGTCAGATCGTAGGGGTTGCCGGTTTCTTGGTGGAGGGTCTGGCGGGCCAGCCGGCCGGCCAGGCGCTGGCGCAACTGCTCGAGCGGGTCGACCGCGGCGGACGGCGCCTCGGGGGCGGCGGCGGATGCCGGCCTGGCGCCGTTGCGCGCCGCGCCGCCTTCGGGCGGCAACTCCACGCGCACGGCGGTGGCCTCGGGCGAAGGGCCGATGCGCATGGGCTTGATCTGCGGCGGGTTGCTGGCCGCGGCGGCAGGGCTGGCCACCAGCAGCACCAGCAGCGCCTGCACAAGGCCTTGCGGGACGCGGATGGGACGGGAGGGCGGCGTTCGAGCGCTCATCCCCGCGTTATCGACCACCCCTTGTCGGCGCTTGAGTGCCCTCGGGCGCACCAGGGCCGGCCCGCGGCTCGCGCGGCAGGCGCGGCTTCACCCACACCCAGGCCAGCAGCCCGGCCACCAGCAGCGCGGCAGCGGCCAGCGCCAGTCCGTGCAGCGAACCCATGGCCAGCGGCGCCACCACGCCGGCCACCAGCGCATTGGCCGCGCTGCTGGCCGAGGCCTGCACCGACGAGGCCATGCCGCGGCGCTCGGGCGCCTGGTCCAGCGCCAGCACGGTGACGGCGGGCGTCAGCAGGCTCCAGCCGAAGGCCAGCAGCGCGATCGGCAGCATCGCCGCCCAGGCCGGCGGCTGCGCCACGACCGTGCACAGCACGAGGTTGGCCACCACGGCCCCGAGCGTGAGCACGAAGCCGTGGCGGATCTGATGGCGCGGCTTCACACGGCCGGCCATGCGGCCGCTGAACGAGGCGCCGGCCATGATGCCGGCCACCGTGAGCGTGAAGAAGAGGAAGAACTGCCCCGGCGCCAGCCCCAGCAGCGTGCCCAGGAAGGCCGGCGCCGACAGCACGTACAGGAACATGGCATTGAATGGCAGACCGCTGGCCGCCACGAGGGCCAGAAAACGCGGGTTGCGCGCCAGGCCGGCGTAGCCCTGCAGCAGCGGCCGCACGCCGAAGGGCTGGCGCGCGGCCGGCGGCAGTGTCTCGGGCAGCCAGCGCGCCATCGCCAGCGCCAGCGCCGCGCCCAGCAACGCCAGCATCCAGAAGATGGCCTGCCAGCCGGCAGCGTGCAGCAGCAGCGCGCCGAACAGGGGCGCGACCGCCGGCGCAATGCCGAAGAACAGCGTCACCTGCGACATCAGGCGCTGCGCGTCGGCGGCGTCGAAGAGGTCGCGGATCAGCGCCCGCGTGACCACCATGCCCACGCCGGCGCTGGCGCCCTGCAGCGCGCGGCACAGCAGCAGGGTGGGCAGGTCATCGGCCAGCGCGCAGCCGGCCGAGGCGAGCGTGAACACCACGAGCCCACCCAGCACCACGGGCCGCCGGCCGAAGCTGTCGGCCAGCGCGCCGTGGAACAGGTTCATCACCGCGAAGGCGGCCAGGTACACCGACAGCGTCTGCTGCAGCCCCACCGGGCCGACGCCGATGCCCGCCGCGATGGCGCCGAAGGCCGGCAGGTAGGCGTCGATCGCGAACGGGCCGATCATGCCCAGGCAGGCCAGCAGCAGCGCCAGCGTCCAGCGACGGCCCGGCCAGGCGGCGGCGTTCATCGCAGGGGTGGGCTGTCCCTGCGCGGGCGCGGGGTTGGCGGGCGGTGCTTCAATGCGCCGCATGATGCCTGCGAACACCCCTTCCCTGCTGCCCCGTCGGCGACTCGTGCTGTGCACCACGGCGGCGGCGCTGGCCTTGCCCTTTATGGCGCGGCCGGCGCGCGCCGCCGCGGTGCTGCCCGCCATGACCGAGGGCCCGTTCTACCCGCGGCCCGACTGGCGCGCGCGCGGCCCCTTCGCCGGCGACTGGGACGCCGACCTCACGCGCGTGCAGCGCGGCGGCCAGGTGCGCGTGGCCGCGGGCGAGCACCTGGGCCTGGCACTGCAGCTGCGCGACAGCGCCGGTCGCGCCATCGACGGCGCGCAGGTCGAGATCTGGCAGTGCGACACGCGCGGCCGTTACCGCCACCCACGCGACGGCGGCACGCCGGCCGAGGTCGACGAGGGTTTCCAGGGCTACGGCGAGGCCCGCACCGCCGCGGGCGGCGAGGTGGGCTTCCGCACCATCCGCCCGACGCCCTATGCCGGGCGCACGCCGCACATCCACGTGAAGCTGCGGCACGCGAGCTTCGGCGAGTTCACCTCGCAGCTCTTCGTGGACGGCGATGCCGGCAATGCCGGCGACTTTCTCTGGCGCCGGCTTGACGCCGCCGAGCGCAAGGCGCTGGCGATGAGGCTGCAGCCCGCCACCGAGGGCGGCCTGCGCTGGCAGGCGCGGCACGCTTTGGTGCTGCCGGCCTGAACCGAAAAAGTGTGAAGTCGACCGATAGGCCGGATTCTGTGCGGCGCCTGCGCCTTGCGGCGCGATTGCCGTGACCGCCATTCCTCTGGGCCGGGAGTCGCCCCCCGGCTCGGTGCCACCTACCCGCCGGCTCCGCGGGCCGCATCATCGCCGGCCTATTGGGTGTTGCTGCGCGTAGAGATTGCCCGTTTCACTCTCTGCGGGGCTTCGCCCCGCAGAGAGTGGCTGCTCGGTTCGGGCTTGCGCCCGATGCCGTTCGGCTTGCGCCTCACGGCACGCCGGCTCGCGCCGGCGCCTCGCAGAACACTCTCCATCGGGACCCCGCAGAGACTCGTCTCTGTTGCTCTGATCCTCACCTTGCGGTGGACAGCCGTTAGCTGCTACGCCGCCCTGCGCAGTCCGGACCTTCCTCCAGTGCCGGGTTTCCCCGAGCGCACCAGCGGCGGTCTGGCCGGCTTCACAACGTGGATTCTCCCACCGGCGGTGGCGCCACAGCACCGAACCCGGAGCAAGCGGTTGCGAGTCGCACGCCGGGACACCGAGCCTGTCGAAGCCCACTTGCCCGCAGCATCGCGCGATCGCGGCAGGCGGTGCCCCTGGCTGCCGCTCAAGCACCACCGTGGCGTTTGAACCCGAACGAACACCGCGGTGGTTGCAAAGGGCTGTGCGGGCGGGGGTGGCGGCGTGATCTTGAAGCGCCGAGCAGCAAAGCGTTCATGGCCGCGCGCGCAGCGCGCTTCTTGGACTGACTCGCCGCAACTGTTTGGGCGCAGTGAGCGCAGCGAGTTTTGCGGCGGGCCATGGACGCGAGCAGGCGAGCATGGACACAGATCGCCTTCACGCGTAACTCAGCTCCTTGACCTTGCCGCCAAACACGCGGTAGCTGAAGATCGTGTAGCCCACGATGGTGGGCACGGTGATCGCGCAGCCGATCGCGATGACCCCCAGCGAGCTCGTGGCACTGGCGGCGTCCCAGACCGTCAGGCGGTCCATCACCACATAGGGGAACAGGCTGTAGGCCAGCCCGATGGCGCCGAACAGGAACACCGCCACCACCGCCACGAAGGGCAGCCAGCACAGGCGGCCGAGCACCTGCCGGGAGTTGAGCATGGCGCGCGCCGCCAGCAGCGCACCGATGGTGACCAGCGGAATCGGCAGCAGCGCAATGAACTCCGGCATGCTGAACCAGCGCTCTCGCACGGTGCTGCTCACCACCGGCGTGGCCAGTGACACCAGGCCCATGCCCAGCACCACCGGTGCCCACGCGCGCTTGGCCCAGCGCACGGCGTGCTGCTGCAGCGCATCTTCGGTCTTCATCACCAGCCAGCAGGCGCCGAGCAGCACGTAGGCCGCCGGCAGCAGCAGCGCGATGGCCGCGGCAAACAGCAGCGCCAGCGCGCCGTCGGCAAAGCCGGTGATGTAGCGGCCGAGCATCCAGCCCTGCGACGTGGCCGCTATGGCGCTGCCGGCCCAGAAGGCAAAGTTCCACAGCGGCTTCCACTCGTCCTGCGCCTTGACGCGGAAGTCGAAGGCCACGCCGCGCAACACCAGGCCCACGAGCATCAACGTTACCGGCAGGTACAGGGCCGTCAGCACCAGGCCGTGCGCCTTGGGAAAGGCGATCAACAGAATGCCCACGCCGAGCACGAGCCAGGTCTCGTTGGCGTCCCAGAACGGGCCGATGCTGGCGATCATGGTGTCGCGTTGCGGCGGGGTGGCGCGGTGCAGCAGCAGGCCGACGCCGAGGTCGTAGCCGTCCAGCACCACGTAGGCGAGCATGGACACGCCCATCAGCGCCAGAAACACCACCGGCAGCACGGTGGCCCAGTCGATGCCGCTCATGCGGCGGCCTCCTGCGAGCCCGGCTTCACCGGCGCCGGCCTCGGCGCCGCCGGCTCCGGCATCGGCACCGGCTTCTCGGCCATGTGCCTGACGACGCTGACATAGGCCGCGAGCAGCGCCAGGTAGACCGTGAGGTACAGGGCCAGCGTGAAGGCGATGTGCGAGCCGGGCACCGAGGACGCCACCTCGTCGACACGCAGCAGGCCGTGCACGATCCAGGGCTGACGGCCCACTTCCGTGACATACCAGCCCGCCACCGTGGCCGTCCAGCCACTGAAGGCCATCAGCGCCAGGCCGCCGAGCACCGGCCGGGGCAGCGCCGCGCCGTTCCAGCCGCGGCGCTTGAGCAGCCACAGTCCGCCCCAGCTGGCCAGCAGCATCAGCATGCCGGTGCCCACCATCACGCGGAAGGCGTAGAACACCGGCGCCACCGGCGGGTGCGCGCCGGCAAAGTCGTTCAGGCCCTGCAGTTCACCATCGGCGTCGTGCTTGAGGATCAGCGCGGCGCCTTTGGGAATGCCGATCTCGAAGTGGTTGGTGCGGGTCTCTTTGTCCGGCACCGCAAACAGCAGCAGCGGCGCGCCGCGCTGCGTCTCCCAGATGCCTTCCATCGCCGCCACCTTGGCCGGCTGGTGCTCGAGCGTGTTCAGGCCGTGGAAATCGCCGGCCAGGATCTGCAGCGGGATCAGCACCGCGCCCACCGTGAGGCCAAAGCG
This portion of the Ideonella sp. WA131b genome encodes:
- a CDS encoding multidrug effflux MFS transporter, producing MNAAAWPGRRWTLALLLACLGMIGPFAIDAYLPAFGAIAAGIGVGPVGLQQTLSVYLAAFAVMNLFHGALADSFGRRPVVLGGLVVFTLASAGCALADDLPTLLLCRALQGASAGVGMVVTRALIRDLFDAADAQRLMSQVTLFFGIAPAVAPLFGALLLHAAGWQAIFWMLALLGAALALAMARWLPETLPPAARQPFGVRPLLQGYAGLARNPRFLALVAASGLPFNAMFLYVLSAPAFLGTLLGLAPGQFFLFFTLTVAGIMAGASFSGRMAGRVKPRHQIRHGFVLTLGAVVANLVLCTVVAQPPAWAAMLPIALLAFGWSLLTPAVTVLALDQAPERRGMASSVQASASSAANALVAGVVAPLAMGSLHGLALAAAALLVAGLLAWVWVKPRLPREPRAGPGAPEGTQAPTRGGR
- a CDS encoding intradiol ring-cleavage dioxygenase, encoding MPANTPSLLPRRRLVLCTTAAALALPFMARPARAAAVLPAMTEGPFYPRPDWRARGPFAGDWDADLTRVQRGGQVRVAAGEHLGLALQLRDSAGRAIDGAQVEIWQCDTRGRYRHPRDGGTPAEVDEGFQGYGEARTAAGGEVGFRTIRPTPYAGRTPHIHVKLRHASFGEFTSQLFVDGDAGNAGDFLWRRLDAAERKALAMRLQPATEGGLRWQARHALVLPA
- a CDS encoding cytochrome d ubiquinol oxidase subunit II, with amino-acid sequence MSGIDWATVLPVVFLALMGVSMLAYVVLDGYDLGVGLLLHRATPPQRDTMIASIGPFWDANETWLVLGVGILLIAFPKAHGLVLTALYLPVTLMLVGLVLRGVAFDFRVKAQDEWKPLWNFAFWAGSAIAATSQGWMLGRYITGFADGALALLFAAAIALLLPAAYVLLGACWLVMKTEDALQQHAVRWAKRAWAPVVLGMGLVSLATPVVSSTVRERWFSMPEFIALLPIPLVTIGALLAARAMLNSRQVLGRLCWLPFVAVVAVFLFGAIGLAYSLFPYVVMDRLTVWDAASATSSLGVIAIGCAITVPTIVGYTIFSYRVFGGKVKELSYA
- a CDS encoding cytochrome ubiquinol oxidase subunit I yields the protein MDLDALLLARIQFAANITFHILFPTITIALGWALLFFRLRWLKTRDDGWLMAYRFWTKVFALSFALGVVSGIVMSFQFGTNWPGFMERVGNVAGPLLGYEVLTAFFLEATFLGIMLFGHGKVSERVHLIATFLVAFGTTMSAFWILALNSWMHTPAGFEIRDGEFFVTSWLQVVFNPSFPYRLVHTLLASGLTMAFLVAGVAAWQLLKRKANASTGKSLRFGLTVGAVLIPLQILAGDFHGLNTLEHQPAKVAAMEGIWETQRGAPLLLFAVPDKETRTNHFEIGIPKGAALILKHDADGELQGLNDFAGAHPPVAPVFYAFRVMVGTGMLMLLASWGGLWLLKRRGWNGAALPRPVLGGLALMAFSGWTATVAGWYVTEVGRQPWIVHGLLRVDEVASSVPGSHIAFTLALYLTVYLALLAAYVSVVRHMAEKPVPMPEPAAPRPAPVKPGSQEAAA